CAGACAGTGGTCCGGGCGAGGAGACAGGGCCGAAAGAACACCTCGTGCGCAGAGGGTGGCTTCTTCAATGCCGTCGATGATTTCGAGGGGGATTCGGGCAGCAGAACGGATCTTTTCGACGAAAGAGACGCCATTTGGAGCTTCGCGCAGAGCCGCCGTGCCGACCGCACGTACGGTGTTGACTTCTGAGGACCTGAGGATCTCACCTATTTCGGTCAAGGCGAAAAGAGTTCGTTCCATGGCCTGCGGCGACAGACCCATTTCGGAAGTAAAGCCGCCTCCCAGACGGGTGATACGTCGATAATACCTTTCGGGGACCACCCTTCCGTCGCGCTCCTCGCCAAGAAGCAGACGAACGGTATTGGTTCCGACATCAACGGCAGCGCGCATTATTTTCGCCCGATGACAGCCTCGGCGACGTTATAGGTATGGTCGCCTATCTTTTCAAAATTATGCAGCATGTCGATATAGATCAACCCAGGCAAAACAGCGCATTCGCCGGTGTTGAGGCGAGTAATGTGGTTGTTGCGCAGATTCTCCTCAAGTTCGTCGATAGTCTCCTCCATGTGGTGGGCTTTCTCGAGGATTGTCAAATCCCCTCGTTCCATGGCTGCAAGGACAAAAGAAAGAAATTTTCGGCAGGTTTCCGCGATTTCTGCGATTTCTGCCATGCCCACATCGGAAAAGGCCACCTTCTGGTCTTTTTTCCTGCTTCCCAGGCGCCAGAGATTTTCGCAATGATCACCGACCCGTTCCAGGTCATTGACCATATGCATCATCGAGGCAATGCTCCTCGATGTTTCCTGGGTAATCGACTTCTGTGAAAGAGCTACGAGAAAATCTGTAATTTCTTTCTGCAGCATATCGACAATATCCTCTTTCTTTTCGAGGCCGGGAATCCGTTTTTCATCCTGATCCTGAAGAAAGAGGGCGGTTTCATCGAGCATTTCCAGGGCGATCTGAGCCATGCGTCTGGTCTCGGACTTGGCCTGTCCAAGCGCAATGGGAGGCGTATTGAGAACCCGGTTGTCGATGTATTTGAGATGAAATTCCATCTCTTCTTCCCGCCCTCGGATGAGGAGAGTAGTCAGTTTCGCCAGAACTCCAACAAGGGGAAGGAATATGATGGTGTTGACGATATTGAAGAGGGTGTGGGTGTTGGCGATATGCCGGGCGATGAAAGGCTTGTCGCCGAGGGCCGAGCCCAGGCTTGCCGCCTGCTGCTGGGTCTGCACGACGAAATCTGCTTCGCCCGGGGTGATGCTGGACACGAAGTTCATAAAAAAGGGAAACAGGAGCAGCATGTAGCCGACGCCGATGAAATTGAAAAGAAAATGGGCGAAAGCAGTGCGCCGGGCAGCGAGATTGGTACCGATGGCGGCCAGATTGGCAGTGATGGTGGTGCCGATGTTTTCACCGAGAATGATGGCCACGCTGGCCTCAAATGTCAGCAGGCCGCTTGAGGCCAGAGCCAGAGTTATACCGATACTGGCGGTACTGCTCTGGACAATGACGGTCATGATGGCGCCGATCAGCACGCCGAGGAGATGGTTGTCCCCGATCACCAGGAGCAAGTTCCGGAGTTCCTCGCTCCCTTTGACCGGACCGAAGGAATCCTTCATGATCTGCATGCCGAAGAAGAGGATGCCGAATCCCAGGATGACTTCACCGACGTACATCCATTTTCTGTTCCGGCTGAAGAGCTTCAGAGCCGTGCCGATGCCGATGGCGGGAAGGGCGAATTTGGTGATCTTGAAGGCGATGATCTGGGCGGTGACGGTGGTTCCTATATTGGCGCCAAGGACAACCCCGATAGATTGGACAAGGGACATCAGACCGGCATTGACGAACCCGACCACCATCACCGTCGTGGCGCTGGATGATTGAATAATGGCGGTCACCGCCAGGCCGACCAGGGTGCCGATAAGGCGGTTGTTGGTCAGCGCAGCCAGAATTTTGCGCATCCGGTCGCCGGCGACTTTCTGCAGACCCTCCGACATGATCTTCATGCCGAACAGGAACAACCCCAGTCCCCCCACGAGGCCGAATATGAGGTTCTGGTTGAAAAGAATTCCTAGCATGCTTTCACCCCGTTAAAATCATGATAACTTCAGCGCAAAGGATGCAACCAGAGCTTGAAAAACGGGGTGACTATAGCGGATAGATCATTATTTTTCAATGGAAAAGGGCCGAATGATACGGCAGGAAACTGCTGCAGGGAAGCCGGAACGATCAGCTGAACTCCAGCGATTCAGCAAGGATCAATAAAAATCCCGCTGCTTCGACCATGTATGCATCGGATAGAATGAAATAGGGGGAGAGAAAGGATGGGCAAAGATGTTCTACGGAAAATTATCGCATAAAAAGTGTTTCACCGGTCTCAGCCCTTTTGGCTCAGGGACCAGAGCAGCATTTCCCTGTACTCTTCGCTGTTTTCGCGAACTCGCCGGGAGAAGGTTCGAACGATGTTGCGCATGAGTTTGAGACCGAGTTTTGGATTTTTTTCGCAAAAAGCCTCAAAATCCTTTCTTTGCAGGCTCAAAAGGCAGGCATCCTCAGCAACTCGGGCTGTTGCGGAGCGAGGAGTTCCTTCCAGGATCGCCATTTCCCCAAAGAAATCCTCCGGGCCGAGAATCACGAGGATTTTTTCGTCACCTTCTGCCAGCATCTTTGAGATCTTGATGGTTCCCTGTCCTATGAGATAAAG
This is a stretch of genomic DNA from Desulfuromonas sp. TF. It encodes these proteins:
- a CDS encoding Na/Pi cotransporter family protein codes for the protein MLGILFNQNLIFGLVGGLGLFLFGMKIMSEGLQKVAGDRMRKILAALTNNRLIGTLVGLAVTAIIQSSSATTVMVVGFVNAGLMSLVQSIGVVLGANIGTTVTAQIIAFKITKFALPAIGIGTALKLFSRNRKWMYVGEVILGFGILFFGMQIMKDSFGPVKGSEELRNLLLVIGDNHLLGVLIGAIMTVIVQSSTASIGITLALASSGLLTFEASVAIILGENIGTTITANLAAIGTNLAARRTAFAHFLFNFIGVGYMLLLFPFFMNFVSSITPGEADFVVQTQQQAASLGSALGDKPFIARHIANTHTLFNIVNTIIFLPLVGVLAKLTTLLIRGREEEMEFHLKYIDNRVLNTPPIALGQAKSETRRMAQIALEMLDETALFLQDQDEKRIPGLEKKEDIVDMLQKEITDFLVALSQKSITQETSRSIASMMHMVNDLERVGDHCENLWRLGSRKKDQKVAFSDVGMAEIAEIAETCRKFLSFVLAAMERGDLTILEKAHHMEETIDELEENLRNNHITRLNTGECAVLPGLIYIDMLHNFEKIGDHTYNVAEAVIGRK
- a CDS encoding cyclic nucleotide-binding domain-containing protein, producing the protein MLPASLQRPSRAELWQCTQLFCGGTESTSNKGSELMGRLAEMKNSPLFEGLSDAEIDSLESLLEEKRITEGKTVFVENMLGESLYLIGQGTIKISKMLAEGDEKILVILGPEDFFGEMAILEGTPRSATARVAEDACLLSLQRKDFEAFCEKNPKLGLKLMRNIVRTFSRRVRENSEEYREMLLWSLSQKG